A single region of the Anaerostipes rhamnosivorans genome encodes:
- a CDS encoding ribonuclease Z: protein MLDVCLLGTGGMMPLPYRKLTACMTRFNGHDVLIDCGEGTQVAIKERGWSVKPLDAICFTHFHADHISGLPGLLLTLGNAERTEPLLIIGPKGVERVVQSLRIIAPDLPFEIEFLELSGKTQVIPMDGYQIEAFRVQHNIVCYGYNIVIPRAGKFDPDKARQNEIPMKYWSRLQKGETLEADGRVLTSDMILGEARKGIKLTYCTDTRPIPAIAEHANGADLFICEGMYGEEGKEKKAKEYKHMTFYEAARLAKQADVGQLWLTHYSPSLVRPEEFMGKVREIFPRTKAGKDGKTITLDFSEE from the coding sequence ATGTTAGATGTATGTTTATTAGGCACCGGAGGCATGATGCCTCTTCCATATCGGAAACTGACGGCATGTATGACACGGTTTAACGGACATGACGTGCTGATTGACTGCGGTGAGGGAACTCAGGTGGCCATCAAGGAACGGGGGTGGAGTGTAAAACCTCTGGATGCCATTTGTTTTACCCATTTTCACGCGGATCATATCAGCGGCCTGCCGGGCCTTCTGTTGACTCTCGGAAATGCGGAGAGGACGGAGCCCCTTTTGATCATTGGACCAAAAGGAGTAGAGCGGGTCGTTCAGTCATTGAGGATTATCGCCCCCGATCTTCCATTTGAAATTGAATTTCTCGAACTCTCCGGAAAAACCCAGGTGATCCCGATGGATGGATATCAGATTGAGGCATTCCGGGTTCAGCATAATATTGTATGCTACGGATATAATATTGTGATACCGAGGGCCGGAAAGTTTGACCCTGATAAGGCCAGACAAAATGAAATTCCGATGAAATACTGGAGCCGGCTGCAAAAGGGGGAGACCCTGGAGGCTGACGGCCGTGTGCTGACCAGCGATATGATCCTTGGGGAAGCCAGAAAAGGGATTAAGCTGACCTACTGTACGGACACCAGGCCTATCCCTGCCATAGCCGAGCATGCTAATGGAGCGGATCTGTTTATCTGTGAGGGTATGTACGGGGAAGAGGGAAAAGAGAAGAAGGCAAAAGAATATAAGCATATGACATTTTATGAAGCCGCAAGGCTTGCAAAACAGGCAGATGTGGGTCAGCTTTGGCTGACTCACTACAGCCCGTCTTTAGTGAGACCGGAAGAATTTATGGGGAAAGTCAGAGAGATCTTTCCAAGGACTAAGGCGGGGAAGGACGGGAAGACCATTACTTTAGATTTCAGTGAGGAATAA
- the ispD gene encoding 2-C-methyl-D-erythritol 4-phosphate cytidylyltransferase — MKEKIVAIVLGAGEGKRMGSGIPKQYMIIKSRPLIYYALKAFEHSPVDEVILVTGEDEIDYCQKYIVDKYQFEKVSKIVAGGGERYESVYLGLKSIGDADYVLIHDGARPMLNADIIRKCIINVRRYKACVVGMPSKDTIKVVDNDTYAVSTPPRRKLWQVQTPQCFEFQMIYEAYQKLIDSGDTMATDDGMVLENYGDSTTQVKLIEGSYDNIKVTTPEDMRIAGSLMKARKLFRFLHNVHDKIIYFQMKILQKRFFTKR; from the coding sequence ATGAAAGAAAAAATCGTTGCCATTGTACTTGGCGCGGGAGAAGGGAAACGCATGGGGAGCGGAATTCCCAAGCAGTATATGATTATTAAATCCAGGCCTTTGATTTATTATGCCCTGAAAGCATTTGAGCACAGTCCGGTAGATGAGGTTATTTTAGTGACCGGTGAAGATGAGATTGATTACTGCCAGAAATATATCGTGGACAAGTACCAGTTTGAGAAAGTGAGCAAGATCGTGGCCGGGGGTGGAGAGCGCTATGAATCTGTCTATCTGGGACTTAAAAGTATCGGTGACGCGGACTATGTTTTGATCCACGACGGAGCCAGGCCTATGCTCAATGCTGATATCATAAGAAAGTGTATCATCAACGTGCGCAGATATAAGGCCTGTGTCGTTGGCATGCCGTCCAAAGATACGATCAAGGTGGTAGACAATGATACCTATGCGGTATCGACACCTCCCAGAAGAAAGCTTTGGCAGGTGCAGACTCCGCAGTGTTTTGAATTTCAGATGATCTATGAAGCTTATCAAAAACTGATTGACAGCGGGGACACCATGGCTACAGATGACGGTATGGTCCTTGAGAATTATGGGGATTCTACCACTCAGGTGAAGCTCATTGAAGGCAGCTACGACAATATTAAAGTGACGACTCCGGAAGATATGAGGATTGCGGGAAGTTTAATGAAGGCCCGGAAGCTGTTTCGTTTTCTGCACAATGTCCACGACAAGATCATTTATTTTCAGATGAAAATACTCCAGAAACGGTTTTTTACCAAGAGATAG
- a CDS encoding stage V sporulation T C-terminal domain-containing protein: MRATGIVRRIDDLGRIVIPKEIRKTMHIRESDPLEIFTEHDGSIILKKYSPIGEMGQVAKQYAESIAATLPHTICICDQDSVIAAAGPNGKKLSGKLLHEQAEQIIIDRGQFSANKGDQKFVPIISDFPDEFISQAAATIIAEGDAIGLVCILSNDSKITDQDLTIAKIGASFLGKQMED; this comes from the coding sequence ATGAGAGCAACAGGAATAGTACGACGTATCGATGACTTGGGAAGGATCGTGATTCCAAAAGAGATCCGAAAGACAATGCATATCAGAGAAAGCGATCCTTTGGAGATATTTACAGAGCATGACGGAAGCATCATACTAAAAAAATATTCTCCAATCGGAGAGATGGGGCAGGTGGCAAAACAATATGCTGAGTCCATAGCTGCCACCCTTCCTCACACGATCTGCATCTGCGATCAGGATTCTGTCATCGCTGCCGCAGGACCAAACGGCAAGAAATTGTCCGGAAAACTTTTGCACGAACAGGCAGAACAGATCATCATTGACCGCGGACAATTCAGCGCAAACAAAGGAGATCAGAAGTTTGTGCCGATCATCTCAGATTTCCCAGATGAATTTATAAGCCAGGCGGCGGCCACCATCATCGCTGAAGGGGACGCCATCGGCCTTGTCTGTATTCTTTCCAATGATTCTAAAATAACCGATCAGGATTTGACCATCGCAAAAATCGGAGCTTCTTTCCTTGGAAAACAAATGGAAGATTAG
- the tsaB gene encoding tRNA (adenosine(37)-N6)-threonylcarbamoyltransferase complex dimerization subunit type 1 TsaB, translated as MKILALDSSGLVASAAYLVDGAMIAEYTVNDKLTHSQTLLPMLDVIRGQVGIELTELDAIAAAMGPGSFTGLRIGAATVKGLGLALDKPVIPVPSVDGLAYQLYGAQGIICPVMDARRNQVYTGFYRFEHGQFRVMKEQCAQSISDTLDQLKEYKETVTFLGDGVPVHKEVISEHMGEHALFAPGFAARQRAGAVGALAELYYQQGKAVSADDFEPEYLRKSQAEREREERLRNEKTNI; from the coding sequence ATGAAGATTTTAGCATTGGATAGTTCGGGTCTTGTGGCATCGGCTGCTTACCTTGTGGACGGCGCGATGATTGCTGAGTATACGGTCAACGACAAATTGACCCATTCACAGACGCTGCTCCCTATGCTGGATGTCATAAGAGGACAGGTAGGAATTGAGCTGACTGAACTGGATGCCATCGCGGCTGCCATGGGACCGGGATCCTTTACAGGATTGAGGATTGGAGCAGCTACAGTCAAGGGGCTGGGGCTGGCTCTTGACAAACCAGTCATACCGGTGCCGTCTGTGGACGGGCTGGCATATCAGCTATACGGAGCACAGGGCATCATCTGTCCTGTTATGGATGCCAGGAGAAATCAGGTTTATACTGGATTCTACAGGTTTGAACACGGACAGTTCAGAGTCATGAAAGAGCAGTGTGCCCAAAGTATCAGCGATACTTTGGATCAGTTGAAGGAATACAAGGAAACTGTGACGTTTCTTGGGGATGGAGTTCCAGTCCATAAGGAAGTCATATCAGAGCATATGGGAGAACACGCACTGTTTGCCCCTGGGTTTGCGGCAAGGCAGAGAGCGGGTGCAGTAGGAGCTCTGGCCGAATTATATTATCAGCAGGGGAAAGCAGTTTCTGCTGATGACTTTGAACCTGAATATTTACGGAAATCCCAGGCAGAAAGGGAAAGAGAAGAACGACTGAGAAATGAAAAAACCAATATTTGA
- the tsaD gene encoding tRNA (adenosine(37)-N6)-threonylcarbamoyltransferase complex transferase subunit TsaD produces the protein MDKIIKILAIESSCDETAAAVVENGRNVKSNVISSQIELHKLYGGVVPEIASRKHIEKINYVIREALSEAGETLDSIDAVAVTYGPGLVGALLVGVAEAKAIAFAKNKPLVGVHHIEGHICANYIEHPELEPPFLCLVVSGGHTHLVDVKDYGIYEIIGRTRDDAAGEAFDKVARSIGLGYPGGPKIEALAREGNKEAIKFPRAKVDDAPNDFSFSGLKSSVLNYLNKCEMKGEEVNRADVAASFQEAVVDVLSTHGVEAAKNLGYEKLAIAGGVASNGAFRVKIQNRCREAGLTFYHPSPIFCTDNAAMIGAAGYYEYINGARSGWDLNAVPGLKIGQR, from the coding sequence ATGGATAAGATTATTAAGATACTGGCAATTGAATCTTCCTGTGATGAAACAGCTGCGGCGGTGGTGGAAAACGGAAGAAATGTCAAGTCCAACGTTATTTCATCACAGATTGAATTACATAAGCTGTACGGTGGTGTCGTACCGGAGATTGCATCCAGAAAGCACATCGAGAAGATTAACTACGTGATCAGAGAAGCCCTCAGTGAAGCGGGAGAGACTCTGGATTCGATCGACGCTGTAGCAGTTACTTACGGCCCGGGGCTGGTAGGCGCATTGCTGGTTGGAGTGGCAGAGGCAAAGGCCATCGCTTTTGCAAAAAATAAGCCGTTGGTGGGAGTGCACCACATTGAGGGCCATATCTGCGCAAACTATATTGAGCATCCGGAACTGGAGCCGCCTTTTCTATGTCTCGTTGTATCGGGAGGTCACACACATCTGGTGGATGTGAAAGATTACGGTATTTATGAAATTATCGGGCGCACCAGGGATGACGCAGCCGGAGAAGCATTTGACAAAGTGGCCAGATCCATTGGACTGGGGTATCCGGGAGGTCCTAAGATTGAAGCTCTGGCCAGAGAGGGCAATAAGGAAGCGATTAAGTTTCCGAGGGCAAAAGTGGATGATGCACCCAACGACTTCAGCTTCAGCGGGCTGAAGTCTTCTGTGCTGAATTATTTGAATAAGTGCGAGATGAAAGGGGAAGAAGTAAACCGGGCGGACGTGGCTGCTTCTTTCCAGGAGGCCGTAGTAGATGTGCTGAGCACCCACGGTGTGGAAGCGGCAAAGAATCTTGGGTATGAAAAGCTGGCCATTGCGGGGGGCGTGGCATCCAACGGCGCTTTCAGGGTAAAAATCCAGAACAGGTGTAGGGAGGCAGGGCTCACGTTTTACCACCCGTCTCCGATTTTTTGTACGGACAATGCGGCTATGATCGGAGCGGCAGGGTACTACGAGTATATAAATGGAGCCAGGAGCGGCTGGGATCTGAATGCGGTCCCTGGATTAAAGATCGGTCAGAGATAA
- a CDS encoding NAD(P)H-dependent oxidoreductase, whose protein sequence is MKSLLFVNGCIREEESRTLVLARQFLNCLEGKYEVSEVSGLSIPLDLGALKKRDQLAAESKWEDPVFDQARRFKEADRIVLAAPFWEGTFPAAVHAYLEQVCVTGFTFGYREDGKAEGYCRADRAVFFSTRGGIYSGGENKKDDHAENFLTSIFRMLGIPRTDTVAAEGLDIIGNDVDAIMEQAAGRAKMLAVDF, encoded by the coding sequence ATGAAATCATTGTTATTTGTCAACGGATGCATCAGAGAGGAAGAGTCCAGGACTTTAGTGCTGGCAAGGCAGTTCCTTAATTGTCTGGAAGGAAAATATGAAGTGTCAGAGGTGAGCGGCCTGAGCATTCCTTTGGATCTGGGAGCTCTCAAAAAGAGGGATCAGCTGGCGGCTGAATCTAAATGGGAAGATCCTGTTTTTGACCAGGCAAGGAGGTTCAAAGAGGCAGACAGGATTGTTCTGGCAGCCCCGTTCTGGGAAGGGACATTTCCGGCAGCGGTGCACGCTTATCTGGAGCAGGTCTGTGTTACCGGATTTACCTTTGGTTACCGTGAGGACGGAAAAGCAGAAGGATACTGCAGGGCAGACAGGGCTGTATTCTTTTCAACCAGGGGAGGAATTTACTCTGGGGGAGAAAATAAAAAAGATGACCACGCTGAAAACTTCCTTACATCGATCTTCCGGATGTTGGGAATACCAAGGACAGATACGGTGGCTGCAGAAGGGCTTGATATTATAGGGAATGACGTGGATGCTATTATGGAACAGGCTGCTGGACGAGCAAAGATGCTGGCAGTGGACTTCTAG
- the tsaE gene encoding tRNA (adenosine(37)-N6)-threonylcarbamoyltransferase complex ATPase subunit type 1 TsaE: protein MESFSSRDTFQAGFLLAQQAGPGDVYCLEGDLGVGKTVFTQGFAKGLGIEEPVQSPTFTIVQEYEDGRLPFYHFDVYRIGDVEEMDEIGYEHYIYGQGVSLIEWANLIQEILPDHYTKITISKNLERGFDYREIKIEEI from the coding sequence ATGGAGAGTTTCAGCAGCAGGGATACATTTCAGGCAGGCTTTTTGCTTGCACAGCAGGCAGGCCCTGGAGACGTTTACTGTCTGGAGGGAGACTTGGGAGTCGGCAAAACCGTATTCACCCAGGGTTTCGCAAAGGGCCTGGGAATCGAGGAGCCTGTGCAGAGCCCCACATTCACCATCGTGCAGGAGTATGAGGACGGACGGCTCCCTTTCTACCATTTTGATGTGTACCGTATCGGTGATGTGGAGGAGATGGATGAAATAGGATATGAACATTATATTTACGGGCAGGGAGTATCTTTGATCGAGTGGGCCAATCTCATTCAGGAGATCCTTCCTGATCATTATACAAAGATTACGATTTCTAAAAACCTGGAACGTGGGTTTGATTACCGGGAGATCAAGATTGAGGAGATATAG
- a CDS encoding C40 family peptidase, producing the protein MKSIIKKTAICMLVFSMILTSGLAVPKKEVKAAQSTYSGRIWKSWVKLRKSKSKKSKVIRKISKGESVQVHYTSGKWRKVTYKGKTGFVLKKYVYINTNAPRLSGSAEEKGQTVASFAQRFVGNPYVWGGTNLNSGADCSGFVGGVYRSFGYKLPRTSSDLRSAGRKVAYKDKQPGDLICYSGHVAMYIGNGKIVHASTRKTGIKISPKANYRKVLAVRRIVTE; encoded by the coding sequence ATGAAGTCAATAATAAAGAAGACAGCCATTTGCATGCTTGTCTTTTCTATGATATTAACGTCAGGATTAGCGGTACCGAAAAAAGAAGTAAAAGCGGCACAGAGTACATACAGCGGCAGAATCTGGAAATCATGGGTGAAACTCAGAAAGTCTAAATCCAAAAAGTCCAAAGTAATCCGCAAAATCTCCAAGGGAGAATCTGTACAGGTGCATTACACAAGCGGTAAATGGAGAAAGGTTACATACAAAGGCAAGACAGGATTTGTCTTAAAGAAATATGTTTATATTAATACAAATGCTCCCCGGTTAAGCGGAAGCGCAGAAGAAAAAGGGCAGACAGTTGCATCCTTTGCACAGCGTTTTGTGGGTAACCCATATGTATGGGGAGGAACCAACTTAAACAGCGGGGCAGACTGTTCCGGTTTTGTCGGAGGAGTATACCGTTCCTTTGGATATAAACTGCCAAGAACATCTTCCGATCTCAGGAGTGCAGGAAGAAAGGTAGCTTATAAGGACAAACAGCCGGGAGATTTGATCTGCTACAGCGGTCATGTAGCCATGTACATAGGTAACGGCAAGATCGTCCATGCCAGCACAAGAAAAACAGGAATCAAGATTTCTCCAAAAGCTAACTATAGAAAAGTACTTGCTGTAAGGAGAATCGTAACAGAATAG
- a CDS encoding SufB/SufD family protein produces the protein MKLDQITAGVLEAIDGQGFVQKGAYNLRQNGQALCHGDSENIRIVRKEDKPGIDIFISGQTKGESVHIPVVVSASGMTDVVYNDFYIEDGADVLIVAGCGIHNDGDQESRHDGIHAFHVGSHANVKYEERHYGEGDGTGGRVLNPVTKIYVEEDSVFTLDTTQIKGVDSTVRETHVEMGEGSKLYVLEKLMTHGNQQAVSNMDIQLNGQESSAQIISRSVAKGTSTQVFHPKAIGNALCHAHVQCDSIIMDEAKISSIPEINANHVDAQIIHEAAIGRINSDQLIKLRTFGMTEEEAEAVIIEDFLK, from the coding sequence ATGAAATTAGATCAGATAACTGCAGGAGTGCTTGAGGCCATTGACGGTCAGGGATTTGTACAGAAGGGCGCTTATAATTTAAGGCAGAACGGACAGGCCTTGTGCCATGGAGACAGTGAGAATATCAGGATCGTAAGAAAAGAGGACAAGCCGGGGATCGATATATTTATCAGCGGGCAGACAAAGGGAGAGTCCGTGCATATTCCGGTTGTCGTATCTGCCTCTGGGATGACGGATGTGGTGTATAATGATTTTTACATTGAAGATGGCGCAGATGTCCTAATTGTGGCAGGATGCGGCATACACAATGATGGGGATCAGGAGAGCAGGCATGACGGTATCCATGCATTCCATGTAGGAAGCCATGCCAATGTAAAATATGAAGAGAGACATTACGGGGAAGGGGACGGTACCGGAGGAAGAGTCTTAAACCCCGTGACCAAGATTTATGTGGAGGAAGACTCTGTCTTTACCTTAGACACCACACAGATCAAGGGCGTGGATTCTACAGTCCGGGAAACCCATGTGGAGATGGGAGAGGGATCCAAGCTGTATGTACTTGAAAAGCTCATGACCCATGGAAACCAGCAGGCGGTCTCCAATATGGATATACAGTTAAACGGACAGGAGAGCTCTGCACAAATCATTTCAAGGTCTGTTGCCAAGGGCACATCCACACAAGTCTTCCATCCGAAGGCCATCGGAAATGCATTGTGCCACGCCCATGTTCAGTGTGATTCAATTATCATGGATGAGGCAAAGATCAGTTCCATCCCTGAGATCAATGCCAACCATGTGGATGCACAGATCATACATGAGGCGGCCATCGGACGGATCAACAGCGATCAGCTGATCAAGCTGCGCACCTTCGGGATGACAGAGGAAGAGGCGGAAGCAGTGATCATTGAAGACTTTTTGAAGTAA
- a CDS encoding ABC transporter ATP-binding protein: MLNVEHLSYHITENGADTQILKDVSFSVNDGEMLVITGPNGGGKSTIAKILMGIEKASAGKISLDGEDITKYSIDQRADAGIGFAFQQPPRFKGLTASRLLSLAAGETLPDERCCELLSSVGLCGMEYKEREVDATLSGGEMKRIEIATVFAKDHKICIFDEPEAGIDLWSFAMLIKEFEKIHKENKASLILISHQERIIRMADRIMIIRDGQVQEIGAKEEVYPHLMAEESEEQCACMHE, translated from the coding sequence ATGTTAAACGTAGAACATTTATCTTACCATATAACAGAAAACGGTGCGGATACCCAGATACTTAAGGATGTCAGCTTCTCCGTCAACGATGGGGAGATGCTGGTGATCACCGGCCCCAACGGCGGAGGAAAGTCCACTATAGCCAAGATCCTTATGGGGATCGAGAAAGCCAGTGCCGGGAAGATCTCTCTGGACGGGGAAGACATTACAAAGTATTCCATTGACCAGAGGGCGGATGCAGGGATCGGATTTGCATTTCAGCAGCCACCGAGATTCAAGGGGCTGACAGCTTCCAGGCTGCTTTCCCTTGCAGCAGGTGAGACACTTCCGGATGAGCGCTGCTGTGAATTGCTGAGCAGTGTGGGGCTCTGCGGAATGGAATACAAAGAGAGAGAAGTGGATGCCACATTGTCAGGCGGGGAGATGAAAAGAATCGAGATTGCCACAGTGTTTGCGAAGGACCATAAAATCTGTATTTTTGATGAGCCTGAGGCAGGCATCGATCTTTGGAGCTTTGCTATGCTGATCAAAGAATTTGAAAAGATCCACAAAGAAAACAAAGCGAGCTTGATCCTGATCTCACATCAGGAGAGGATCATCCGGATGGCAGACCGTATTATGATCATACGGGACGGGCAGGTCCAGGAGATCGGAGCAAAGGAAGAGGTGTATCCGCACCTTATGGCGGAAGAGTCTGAAGAGCAGTGTGCCTGCATGCATGAATAG
- a CDS encoding metal-dependent transcriptional regulator has translation MLESRENYLEAILMLKQEIGQVRSIDIARKLSYSKASVSRAVGILKNGGYITVDAKGYISLTAEGLAKAEAIYERHRTLTSFFMEIAGVPEHVAEEDACRCEHVLSKQTFQGIKMYLNENGVC, from the coding sequence ATGCTGGAATCAAGGGAGAATTATCTCGAGGCAATTTTGATGTTGAAGCAGGAAATAGGGCAGGTACGTTCTATAGATATTGCCAGAAAGCTAAGTTACAGCAAGGCGAGTGTCAGCCGGGCAGTAGGAATTTTAAAAAATGGCGGTTATATTACCGTGGATGCAAAAGGGTATATCTCTCTTACAGCTGAAGGCTTAGCAAAGGCAGAGGCTATCTATGAGAGACACAGGACATTGACGTCATTTTTTATGGAGATTGCAGGGGTACCGGAACATGTGGCAGAAGAAGATGCCTGCAGATGTGAACATGTGCTGAGTAAACAGACTTTCCAGGGAATCAAGATGTACTTGAATGAAAATGGCGTGTGCTGA
- the rimI gene encoding ribosomal protein S18-alanine N-acetyltransferase — protein MKKPIFEVREKDLPMIAELEKQCFSDPWSLRVIEDAFKNNDYFIYVWRDMKRVSGYVIGRIAADEGELLRVGVLPFIRNFGIGARLVCVLQEELAKRRVSAVYLEVRESNIQAIHMYKKRGFIVQGRRPKYYRNPMEDAVLMRWDVPAQSLPVVSEEEPSYNETHKEENEMMCNLCGRTIKEKEDYFKGEKQWGYFSDKDLECHEFFLCEHCYDELVKKFKIPVSVKEKSEVLT, from the coding sequence ATGAAAAAACCAATATTTGAGGTAAGAGAAAAAGATCTGCCGATGATCGCGGAGTTGGAGAAGCAGTGTTTTTCTGATCCATGGTCACTTCGTGTGATCGAAGATGCCTTCAAAAACAATGACTATTTTATTTATGTATGGCGTGACATGAAACGCGTCAGCGGTTATGTCATAGGCAGAATAGCAGCGGACGAAGGTGAACTGTTGAGAGTAGGCGTGCTTCCGTTCATCCGTAATTTCGGGATTGGTGCACGGCTGGTATGTGTCCTTCAGGAAGAACTTGCAAAAAGACGGGTGTCTGCGGTTTATCTTGAGGTGAGGGAATCCAACATCCAGGCCATCCATATGTATAAAAAGAGAGGATTTATCGTCCAGGGACGAAGGCCCAAATATTACCGAAATCCAATGGAAGACGCTGTTTTAATGCGTTGGGACGTACCGGCCCAATCATTACCAGTAGTATCCGAAGAAGAACCTTCTTATAATGAGACCCATAAGGAGGAGAATGAGATGATGTGCAACTTATGTGGTCGAACTATAAAAGAGAAGGAAGATTATTTTAAGGGAGAAAAGCAGTGGGGATATTTTTCGGACAAAGATCTGGAATGCCACGAATTTTTTCTTTGTGAACATTGTTATGACGAGCTGGTGAAGAAGTTTAAGATCCCAGTCTCAGTCAAGGAAAAAAGTGAAGTTTTGACTTAG
- a CDS encoding thioesterase family protein, which yields MELTAGIKGSQEMTARAEHSANNVGDGMLDVFSTPSMIALMEKTAWASIEPYLDDGVGTVGTQMNVKHQAATPIGKKIRCESELIQADGRRLVFTVKAYDEAGQIGEGEHERFIVQKEKFQEKALHR from the coding sequence ATGGAATTGACAGCAGGAATCAAAGGCAGCCAGGAAATGACCGCGAGGGCGGAACACTCCGCAAACAACGTAGGAGACGGAATGCTGGATGTATTTTCAACACCGTCCATGATCGCACTGATGGAGAAGACGGCATGGGCCAGCATAGAACCGTATTTAGATGATGGGGTTGGGACTGTTGGGACACAGATGAATGTCAAACATCAGGCAGCTACGCCCATCGGCAAAAAGATCCGCTGTGAGAGTGAACTGATACAGGCAGACGGAAGAAGGCTTGTATTTACAGTGAAGGCATATGATGAGGCAGGACAGATCGGAGAGGGGGAGCATGAGCGCTTCATCGTGCAGAAGGAAAAGTTTCAGGAGAAAGCACTTCATAGATAA
- a CDS encoding SDR family NAD(P)-dependent oxidoreductase, translating into MGRLEGKVAIITGGNSGVGEQAAKRFAKEGAKVIITARRKEKLEAVEADIKADGGTVLALQGDISVPEDGKRMVDAAVEHFGTLDILVNNAGVLDEGLLPIDRVADSEIDKIVDINTKGTMYFIRAALEVMLKNKSGSIINVASIAGVNGGGGAAYVASKAAVLGITKHTAMRCAKDGIRCNALCPGMIKTPMTAGQTMETMDPDMMGAMALHSDLQRPACSAEDVANSILFLASDEAAPITGQCIVMDYGANL; encoded by the coding sequence ATGGGAAGACTTGAAGGAAAGGTAGCGATCATAACAGGAGGCAACTCCGGAGTAGGAGAACAGGCGGCAAAAAGATTTGCAAAAGAGGGAGCCAAGGTTATTATCACTGCCAGAAGGAAGGAAAAGCTGGAGGCTGTGGAGGCAGATATCAAGGCTGACGGTGGGACAGTGTTGGCACTTCAGGGAGATATATCGGTCCCTGAGGATGGAAAACGGATGGTAGATGCAGCCGTAGAGCATTTCGGTACTTTGGATATCCTTGTGAACAATGCAGGGGTATTGGACGAGGGACTGCTTCCTATCGACAGAGTTGCGGATAGCGAGATCGACAAGATCGTGGACATCAACACAAAAGGAACGATGTATTTTATCCGTGCGGCTCTTGAGGTCATGTTAAAGAATAAGAGCGGATCGATTATTAATGTGGCCAGTATTGCTGGGGTAAACGGAGGCGGTGGAGCTGCTTATGTGGCTTCCAAAGCTGCTGTGCTGGGTATTACCAAGCATACGGCTATGCGGTGCGCAAAGGATGGTATACGGTGCAATGCCCTTTGTCCAGGCATGATCAAGACCCCGATGACAGCGGGGCAGACAATGGAGACCATGGATCCGGATATGATGGGTGCCATGGCGCTGCACTCTGATCTACAGAGACCTGCCTGCTCTGCAGAGGATGTCGCAAATTCGATTCTGTTTCTGGCAAGCGATGAAGCTGCGCCGATCACAGGACAATGCATTGTAATGGATTACGGTGCTAATCTTTAA
- a CDS encoding YcxB family protein, which produces MILKIKLSVKDLFRFSMIHSYQGQTGIFTAFCILVGIMMIFRGIAQSSAYYGFMGVLIMVLFVLVTPLTLYMKAKKQAATNPMYKTESVYDMQDDGIHVTIDDQNGNIPWDQIVKIRYNRGMYILYTGKQSAFIFTDEALGSRKDEIMNYIYQHVPASTKLPKNAKRA; this is translated from the coding sequence ATGATATTAAAAATTAAGTTATCGGTAAAAGATTTATTTCGATTTTCTATGATTCATTCATACCAGGGACAGACAGGGATTTTTACTGCCTTTTGTATTTTGGTTGGAATTATGATGATATTCCGGGGCATCGCTCAGAGCAGTGCTTATTACGGATTTATGGGTGTTTTGATCATGGTACTTTTTGTACTTGTGACACCGCTTACATTATATATGAAGGCAAAGAAGCAGGCGGCAACAAACCCTATGTATAAGACAGAGTCTGTTTATGACATGCAGGATGACGGGATCCATGTGACCATCGATGACCAGAACGGAAATATTCCGTGGGATCAGATTGTCAAGATCAGATATAACCGGGGTATGTATATTTTATATACAGGAAAGCAGAGCGCTTTTATTTTCACCGATGAGGCTCTCGGCAGCAGAAAAGACGAGATCATGAATTATATTTACCAGCATGTACCGGCCAGCACAAAACTTCCTAAGAATGCAAAAAGGGCTTAG